The proteins below come from a single Dasypus novemcinctus isolate mDasNov1 chromosome 22, mDasNov1.1.hap2, whole genome shotgun sequence genomic window:
- the LOC101419145 gene encoding olfactory receptor 2J3-like: protein MEKINLTSWGDFILLGFSDQPQLELVLFVVVLISYLLTLVGNSVIILVSCLDSKLHTPMYFFLTNLSFLDICFTTSIVPQLLWNLKGPAKTISSTGCVIQLYVSLSLGSTYCVLLTVMAFDRYVAVCRPLNYTAVMHPSFCKASAGIAWFSGVGNTVIQSTITLQLPRCGHRHLHHFLCEVPAMIKLACVNIHANEVQLFVATLVLLLLPMALILVSYGLIVQAVVKIKSTKAWRKVLGTCGSHLIVVSLFFGPSSAIYIQPKQSYGHSQGKFLTLFYTVVTPTLNPLIYTLRNKDVKGALKRLLRREQNF from the coding sequence ATGGAGAAAATCAATTTGACATCCTGGGGAGATTTTATTTTGCTTGGGTTCTCAGACCAGCCACAACTGGAGCTGGTCCTTTTCGTGGTAGTCTTGATATCCTATCTTCTGACACTTGTCGGCAACTCAGTCATCATCCTGGTCTCCTGTCTGGACTCCAAACTCCACACGCCTATGTATTTCTTCCTCACAAATCTCTCCTTTCTCGACATTTGCTTCACCACCAGCATTGTCCCCCAGCTATTGTGGAATCTGAAGGGGCCAGCCAAAACCATCAGCTCCACTGGCTGTGTCATTCAGCTCTATGTGTCACTCTCATTGGGCTCTACCTACTGTGTTCTCCTTACTGTCATGGCTTTTGACCGCTATGTGGCTGTGTGTAGACCTCTCAATTACACTGCCGTCATGCACCCTTCATTTTGCAAGGCCTCAGCAGGAATAGCATGGTTCAGTGGAGTGGGAAACACTGTTATCCAGAGTACCATCACTCTTCAGCTTCCCCGATGTGGGCATCGCCATCTCCACCACTTCTTGTGTGAAGTACCCGCCATGATCAAGCTGGCATGTGTTAACATCCATGCCAATGAAGTCCAGCTATTTGTGGCCACCCTAGTTCTGCTCCTTCTTCCTATGGCCTTGATATTGGTCTCCTATGGACTCATTGTTCAAGCAGTGGTAAAAATTAAGTCAACCAAGGCTTGGCGTAAGGTCCTGGGGACCTGTGGATCCCATCTAATAGTGGTGTCCCTCTTCTTTGGGCCCAGCTCAGCCATCTACATCCAACCCAAGCAATCCTATGGCCACAGCCAAGGCAAGTTCCTCACCCTCTTCTACACAGTTGTGACTCCCACCCTCAATCCCCTCATATACACTCTGAGGAACAAGGATGTCAAAGGAGCCCTGAAGAGGTTGCTGAGGAGAGAGCAAAATTTCTAA